In Ectothiorhodospira sp. BSL-9, a single window of DNA contains:
- the tssK gene encoding type VI secretion system baseplate subunit TssK, with protein sequence MTAIRKVIWSEGILLGQQHFQAWDRYHEQALIERFRITHPRSWGLHRLRLDPDAPAMGICRILELEAILPDGRLVTVDPFDDVPLACELPDAAREPVVVYLLLTRERQALGMTGYEAAGHRRGAWQVDYVELADEHDTQRRQEVALGRLNLILGTETPADPDLIRLPVTRLTPRMGGGFQIDDDFVPPLLSLEASPALQRFTGQLAERIRLHSRELARECKVCKPSDRHLIHALNARLQRLLIRLEHLRAMESSHPEGLHLALAEACAEIQSLVPQDDEDWALPLYRHGDPAPGLRTLQAHFGALLDRFRALHTRPPVLQQLADGRFQARDLTRSLSSSQLLYITARTEREDTDWIRDFPRQAKVASADQLDLLIRTALPGVSLCHLPRPPADLPVPRGRECFRLEPQGESWQALLESDSLGIFLPAGLRHLQLDLMVGEREAP encoded by the coding sequence ATGACAGCCATCCGCAAGGTGATCTGGAGCGAGGGCATTCTCCTCGGCCAGCAGCATTTTCAAGCCTGGGACCGTTACCACGAACAGGCATTGATCGAGCGGTTCCGCATCACTCACCCGCGCAGCTGGGGCCTGCATCGACTGCGTCTGGACCCGGACGCCCCCGCCATGGGCATCTGCCGCATCCTGGAGCTGGAGGCCATCCTTCCGGATGGGCGCCTGGTCACGGTAGACCCTTTCGATGATGTCCCTCTGGCCTGTGAACTCCCCGATGCCGCACGCGAGCCGGTCGTCGTTTATCTCCTGCTGACCCGCGAGCGCCAGGCCCTGGGGATGACCGGATATGAAGCCGCCGGCCATCGCCGCGGTGCCTGGCAGGTGGACTATGTGGAACTGGCCGATGAGCACGACACCCAGCGTCGGCAGGAAGTGGCCCTGGGCCGACTGAACCTGATCCTGGGCACCGAGACACCTGCGGATCCCGACCTGATACGCCTTCCTGTCACCCGGCTCACCCCACGCATGGGCGGTGGATTTCAGATCGACGACGACTTTGTTCCCCCCCTGCTCAGCCTTGAGGCATCACCCGCCCTGCAGCGTTTCACCGGGCAGCTGGCAGAGCGGATTCGACTCCATTCCCGTGAACTGGCCAGGGAATGCAAAGTGTGCAAGCCCTCCGACCGTCACCTCATCCATGCCCTGAATGCCCGTCTGCAGCGCTTATTGATCCGTCTGGAACACCTGCGGGCCATGGAATCGAGCCATCCCGAAGGGCTTCACCTGGCGCTGGCGGAGGCCTGCGCGGAAATCCAGTCCCTGGTGCCGCAGGATGACGAAGATTGGGCCCTGCCCCTCTATCGACATGGGGATCCAGCCCCGGGCTTACGGACACTTCAGGCACACTTTGGGGCGTTGCTGGATCGCTTTCGTGCCTTGCACACGCGCCCTCCCGTCCTGCAGCAGCTTGCCGATGGTCGATTCCAGGCGCGGGATCTGACGCGCAGTCTTTCCTCGTCGCAACTCTTGTACATCACTGCCAGGACCGAAAGGGAGGATACGGACTGGATCAGGGATTTCCCCCGTCAGGCCAAGGTGGCCAGCGCGGATCAACTGGATCTGCTGATCCGCACGGCCCTGCCGGGCGTATCCCTTTGTCATCTACCGCGTCCCCCAGCGGATCTGCCCGTGCCCAGGGGGCGGGAGTGTTTTCGACTGGAACCGCAGGGAGAGTCCTGGCAAGCGTTGCTGGAGAGCGACAGCCTGGGCATCTTCCTGCCCGCAGGCCTGCGGCATCTGCAACTGGACCTCATGGTGGGGGAGCGGGAGGCTCCATGA